CATGAAACTACATAGAAACATTAAAAAGAATCACCTGTGCTAGACGTAAATTGAACCTTAACGCTTAGTCTTTCTTGGGGATATCTTTCTCTAAAATTTCCTTGGGTTTTGCCTTCTTCTATATTTCCCTGCCataacatcaaaacaaaattttgctCCTGTTTAGGCTTACAAGAAAAAAACAGCTCACACTCGATCCATGTTATTAACCGCAACTGAATTGATCGAAAGATCTAtccaaaattggaattttatatCCCTAATCCAATTCTAACAACTTCTATTCCAGAATATCATGCAGCAATTCATCATAGTTGCTTAATATGAACAACAAAGTATGCAAATTTGTGATAATGTAGGCAACATCAGATTCCCAAAAAAGAATTGGTCAGAAAATTCAGTCAGCATCACATtgaatcaatataaaaaaaacatttagaATGATCAGAATTCAGATATATTCCAATTTATTCACCTTCATTCAATTTAGTAACCGATTAAAAAAAGACAGGAAATTTCACTCACACTCCCTCCCCCACACTCACAATACTCCCTATTTTGCACAAACCAAACTTCCCACTTCAGCAAAAAtgcattcaatttcattacaAACCCAATCAAGAAACTTTGTAAAGTGAGGCCTTTTGCTTAACATCTTTTTCATCAATCATCCCATGAATTGAGCAATTcccatcaaaatttcaaatttctgaGATTAGGGTTCATCAAGAATTGGGCCTTTTCCATCAATAAAGAATCAAACATGAAAtcccacaaaataaaatttgatctaTTTGCACCtaccaattaaatatttgtggaTAACATCTGCAGATGAAACCCGACGTTCAATCTGAGTCATCTGTCCAATCTTTTCAGCAAGAGTCATTCTACTCATCAAATCTCTCACTCTCTCCTCCAACGGCTGCTTGGGGTCCTTGTACTTCATGTACTctgccgccaccgccgccgtcCCCCGCCACAGCGCCACCGCCGTCGCCACCGTAAGCCTCCCCGTGCTGATCGCCTGAAAAAGTACCCAAAAATTCACTTCCCAAATCTATGTGATAGTGAGCGACTCGTGATTATGGGTATTATGCTGGCTAGAGCTCAAAAacaattaatgtataatttcACGTGGAgccataaaattaaataaattattatgtgAAGTCAGAAATAGTACTAGGTGTGATAttatgagaaaaaaagttCTTTACACTATTATGATAATGACTTTTTCCATGTCAAACCAAAGTTTTTTAAATAGACACATGTTTTTCCTATTTTTGCTATTAAGTTAAATTAAAccttacaatatttttttttaaatgtaacaTCTCATTTAAATTTCTGGTAGGGAGTATCCAACAATAAGACGAAGTATCAAAAATCAAGagcaaaatttcaaatattatcgTCAAAAGCATTGGAATTCGGTAGActcaaaaacaattaaaacagAAACACTAAAAGCATAATAAAAGAGAGCTTCTATTTCTAAAGCCCTAAATGGTTTTCCATAACAACCAACTTCACCGGGAGCTTCTCAGTGAGACTTCACATACTCTTGCACGATGTGAAGCCCTTCACTCTCCTCACCAAAATCCTAAACCACAACAATCTCAAAGTCAGGCTCTTGTCAATCAAATCTCACCATTGTATTGAGAAGAAAGAAATCTATCAATTTGCCAACATTACCTTCACGACAACACAAGCAGCTCCGACAACCTTCCTGGCCTTGCCTTCAGAGTCAATCTTGCACAACTACACAATCAACATTGAACACTagaatcaaataatatatcaatGATTCCCAAGTAAGAATAAGACAACCGGCTCAAGATGATCCGTCATCACCACAGTTGTCAAAGACAAATCATATGTGACAACGGCGAAAATCAGAGATGATTTCCTGATTTTGGGGCagtaatttaaaatcatcAGAATTCACTTACACCGGCCCATTCACCAAGGGTCTTGGCACTTGCAACGGAGATAAGGTTGACATTGTGATCggaacacaatgctttgaccAACTTAATGTAGTCAGGTTGGTCACAGTCCTCGGCCAACACACACAAGAGGGCAGCATGCTTCTCAATGGCCTTTGCGGCCTCATGAAGACCCCGAACCAGACCTCCATGTGCCAACGACTTCTTGAGCACAAGCTGCAGAGCAGTCATGATATCCATAGGCTCACCAAGGGTGGGAGCCGCCGCAGCCACTGGGGTATCAACAACAACAGGCTCTTCTCTGCAAAACATCCAGGTT
The nucleotide sequence above comes from Salvia hispanica cultivar TCC Black 2014 chromosome 5, UniMelb_Shisp_WGS_1.0, whole genome shotgun sequence. Encoded proteins:
- the LOC125190361 gene encoding 40S ribosomal protein S12-like; the encoded protein is MSGEEPVVVDTPVAAAAPTLGEPMDIMTALQLVLKKSLAHGGLVRGLHEAAKAIEKHAALLCVLAEDCDQPDYIKLVKALCSDHNVNLISVASAKTLGEWAGLCKIDSEGKARKVVGAACVVVKDFGEESEGLHIVQEYVKSH